One window of the Triticum dicoccoides isolate Atlit2015 ecotype Zavitan chromosome 3B, WEW_v2.0, whole genome shotgun sequence genome contains the following:
- the LOC119275418 gene encoding calcium-dependent protein kinase 20-like isoform X2 produces the protein MLTSFADLFSQLYDLLKWLCWIALKVVWIAHSGSTSISIVKLLLLFKSAICMKWMHRDLKPENFLFANWKETAALKAIDFGLFVLFFTPSRVNPNILYGYR, from the exons ATGTTAACCAGCTTTGCTGACCTGTTCTCTCAG TTGTATGATTTGTTAAAGTGGCTATGCTGGATTGCCCTGAAGGTGGTATGGATAGCACATTCAG GATCGACTTCCATCTCAATAGTGAAATTGCTTCTGTTGTTCAA ATCTGCCATATGCATGAAGTGGATGCACCGGGACCTCAAACCAGAGAATTTCTTGTTTGCAAACTGGAAAGAAACGGCTGCACTGAAAGCAATTGATTTTGGCCTGTTTGTTTTGTTTTTCACTCCAAGTAGAGTCAATCCTAATATCCTATATGGCTATCGTTGA
- the LOC119275418 gene encoding uncharacterized protein LOC119275418 isoform X1, giving the protein MLDCPEGGMDSTFRIDFHLNSEIASVVQEMCRTKKLIMHQYSLHHQWIYSSNFCEGLCCCLPMSRSAFARRYLSFLFYLIQYASILIDDRSAICMKWMHRDLKPENFLFANWKETAALKAIDFGLFVLFFTPSRVNPNILYGYR; this is encoded by the exons ATGCTGGATTGCCCTGAAGGTGGTATGGATAGCACATTCAG GATCGACTTCCATCTCAATAGTGAAATTGCTTCTGTTGTTCAA GAAATGTGTCGGACGAAAAAGTTAATAATGCATCAGTACAGCTTACATCATCAGTGGATTTACAGTTCAAACTTCTGTGAGGGGCTGTGCTGCTGTCTGCCCATGTCCCGAAGTGCATTTGCTAGGAGATATTTATCCTTTCTATTTTACTTGATCCAGTATGCATCCATCCTGATAGATGATAG ATCTGCCATATGCATGAAGTGGATGCACCGGGACCTCAAACCAGAGAATTTCTTGTTTGCAAACTGGAAAGAAACGGCTGCACTGAAAGCAATTGATTTTGGCCTGTTTGTTTTGTTTTTCACTCCAAGTAGAGTCAATCCTAATATCCTATATGGCTATCGTTGA